Proteins encoded together in one Lepisosteus oculatus isolate fLepOcu1 chromosome 2, fLepOcu1.hap2, whole genome shotgun sequence window:
- the LOC138225531 gene encoding pre-mRNA-splicing factor 38B-like, producing the protein MARRGRTEHGGGKRRPASRFPPLLPVELGGPGKPTRASCPVRLLAVLVLLLQQGPSRANTWTHPPGPTKTRPQRNGPALPRRHLLRGRQTQGGQRSRQVSGGQRQTDTRWTEEQTGVGWTEADRHQVDRGADRRRVDRGADRHQVDRGADRCRVDREADRRRVDREADRRRVDREADRRRVDRGRQTDVGWTEADRHQVDRGADRCRVDRGRQTPGGQRSRRCRVDREADRHQVDRGADRCRVDRGRQTPGGQRSRQVSGGQRQTDTRWTEEQTGVGWTEADRHQVDRGADRCRVDRGRQTPGVDRGADRHQVDRGADRHQVDRGADRRRVDRGADRHQVDRGADRCRVDRGADRCRVDRGADRHQVDRGADRCRVDSVALWASQTCTDICLRLNLEGSFFRTHTVTTGCHQGLKHLSAQDCAAYVRQTQFQC; encoded by the exons ATGGCGAGACGGGGCAGGACGGAGCACGGCGGAGGGAAACGGCGCCCTGCCAGCCGGTTTCCACCCCTCCTGCCGGTCGAGCTTGGCGGGCCTGGGAAGCCAACCCGCGCTTCCTGTCCGGTCAGGCTTCTCGCGGTGTTGGTGCTCCTCCTccagcagg GCCCGTCCCGAGCCAACACGTGGACCCATCCACCAGGGCCCACCAAGACCCGACCTCAACGCAACGGGCCGGCTCTGCCGCGGCGCCACCTCCTG AGGGGTAGACAGACACAAGGTGGACAGAGGAGCAGACAGGTGTCGGGTGGACAGAGGCAGACAGACACCAGGTGGACAGAGGAGCAGACAGGTGTTGGGTGGACAGAGGCAGACAGACACCAGGTGGACAGAGGAGCAGACAGACGTCGGGTGGACAGAGGGGCAGACAGACACCAGGTGGACAGAGGAGCAGACAGGTGTCGGGTGGACAGAGAGGCAGACAGACGTCGGGTGGACAGAGAGGCAGACAGACGTCGGGTGGACAGAGAGGCAGACAGACGTCGGGTGGacagaggcagacagacagacgtcGGGTGGACAGAGGCAGACAGACACCAGGTGGACAGAGGAGCAGACAGGTGTCGGGTGGACAGAGGCAGACAGACACCAGGTGGACAGAGGAGCAGAAGGTGTCGGGTGGACagagaggcagacagacacCAGGTGGACAGAGGAGCAGACAGGTGTCGGGTGGACAGAGGCAGACAGACACCAG GTGGACAGAGGAGCAGACAGGTGTCGGGTGGACAGAGGCAGACAGACACCAGGTGGACAGAGGAGCAGACAGGTGTCGGGTGGACAGAGGCAGACAGACACCAGGTGGACAGAGGAGCAGACAGGTGTCGGGTGGACAGAGGCAGACAGACACCAGGTGTGGACAGAGGAGCAGACAGACACCAGGTGGACAGAGGAGCAGACAGACACCAGGTGGACAGAGGAGCAGACAGACGTCGGGTGGACAGAGGGGCAGACAGACACCAGGTGGACAGAGGGGCAGACAGGTGTCGGGTGGACAGAGGGGCAGACAGGTGTCGGGTGGACAGAGGGGCAGACAGACACCAGGTGGACAGAGGAGCAGACAGGTGTCGGGTGGACAGTGTGGCTTTATGGGCATCTCAAACATGCACAGACATATGTCTAAGACtgaatttggaaggtagttttttcagaacacacacagtgacCACAGGGTGTCATCAGGGATTAAAGCACCTAAGTGCACAGGACTGTGCTGCCTATGTCAGGCAGACTCAGTTTCAGTGCTGA